TGGATGGCCTCCTGGAGTTCCATTTGTTCACCCTCACGATCTCCCAAACAAGGCAAAGATTGGATTTCTTGAAACTTATGAACCTGGTTGGTCTGCAACTCATGATATGGAGTTAAGTCTAATTGAACCTGGACAGCCAAGTCAGCATATGGCTAATTGTAATTGTAAGTCTTCTCAGCATTGTGCTCAGgactgctttttttttttttgatgatgaGTTAAGTATGGCTAATAAAACTGAGTTTCTATTGACTTTTAACCAATGAATGGCCATTGTTAAAGAGAGGAAAAGTTTATACAGTTCTAGGAGTTTAGAGCCTTCTGGCAACTAGGTtgacattattattattttctaactgAAGTTGAGAAAGCCTCGTAATTTCTCGCTGAAATATTGGAGTGGAATAAGCATATGTGAACTTTGAGGACATTTAAAATGGAAATGTGTTCCTTGCATGGATGTATTTGTAGGTACTAATAAAATGTAGCATAAGGGATGGACAGGGAGAAAGGAggaggggttttttttttttgtggggtgGGGGGAGGAGCTCTTTCACTAACTCTCCTCCATGAAGAAGTCCTATGTACttcactttttctctttttttttctctgaaACAACTTTCGTGAGACTGGCCTTGATATAAACAGCTCTAGCTAAACAGTGAGTCATGTGTTGTTCTTGCAGGAAAGCATGTTCCTTTTAAGAACGAGGGGACTGTTTTGTGTGCACTCTTTGGGCCAATACGGGTCTGCTTTGAGGGCCTTGGTCCGCTATAGGGGCAGCATGTGCTGATCATTGAATAGGAATTTGAATCTCTGTAAATACATCAATTTTGTTTAagaaaagcattttttttttttttttggggtttgcCCTTTTTGTACCGTTAGTTACTTCTTTTGATAGTTTAGATCTGCTTTGAAGGTCGCAAGCATCTGctccaaagaagaaaaagtatCTGGGAAGGACAAGGCTGTTATCCTCTGCGATGAAATCTATGATGTCACATGCACATCAATTACCCTAAGAATGTTGGGTTAGAAGTGCCCTCCATTATATGAGacaaggggaaaaaagaaatgcATTAGATTCAAATCATTTCTTTTGCGGTGCTCATGTTCAAATTCTACTACTAGCATTTTGTACTGTAATAGGGTGATACTTTTCTCAATTAGATATAGTTTTAACGTGCGAATATGGAATAgtgagaaatttccagcttCACGTTTCATGACGTTGATCCCCCTTTCAGGCATTTTTTTTAAGTGCAGTTAAATTCTCCTTTGCGGTTCGGTATCCCTTCTTTATGCAGAAACTACATTTAAAAATGATCTTTCAGGACTTCATCGCTTATGAGTTATGTctgaaatcttttttttttttttttttgaagttaaTTGAATCTGATTTCAGACGAAGACTGGGTGATAATGCTTTCGTTTACTTTCAATCTTGATGAACAGTTCTGTAATAGAAAGACAATTTAAGACGTGATTTTTCCCCATTTCTTTCAGAAATTGTATATAAAGGGTAAACTGATtacatctaaaaattagtttctCTCTTGGATTGAATTATCTGGGTACCGATTTTGAATCAACTTGAACCAAGGATCTCATCTACATGAAGGAATACTAGTAACAGAAGTAGCAGAAAGGCTTGAATTTCCCAAAGGCTCCGCAAGAATGTGGTGAAGCCAAAATAGCCAATGCAAAGATGACATGCTACCTCTTGATTTGCCAGGTATTTTTAGAATCTCTGATTCATTTCGTAACCTGGGAACATCATCGGTTGCCTCTTCACTGTAACATCGTTGTTAGCTTTGGAAAGGTAGCTCAATAACCGTTGCATTACCATAGAACTCTTCCAAATTGTAGAAGGCTCGTTGCTGAGGAAGAAATATATGCACCACAACATCTCCTGGGAAAAAGAGACACACAAGTGATACTTTAAGAAACTTCAACAACATTAGTACTTCCGGTCAGCACTTGGAATGAATGTCTGACAGACTGCAGCAAGCACCTCAACAACCACCACAACCCTCCCCCCCTCCCCTCTctcccaaaaacaaaaacacacacGAACACACTCACCTCTCTCAAGATCTGATCATGTTCATAGGCCAAAGCACAGAGAAGAAGAATTGTATGAATATTATGGGTTGCAGAATGTCAGGATAACATGCTAGGTTCTTCATTTGAACTTCAGTACAAATAATGATAAAACGCTAGCAGGTCTCCACAATCAGGAATTAAAAATAGGATCCCTACTCCCTAGCATGTTCTTAgttcaacattttttttctctagTTGGAGGATGCATTGCCTCCTCTGGACATTGTTTATTCATCTTACTCACAGAGTAGGCGCAGGTACTGACAACCAAAGCATTTCTTGTTCAGGAAGACGGCTAGGAAAGGGCAAGTGGTTCTGTCAATCAGCCTAGACCTTCTAGAAGACAAGGGAATTGGCACAAAAAGCTGATGGCGGCTACTATTGAAACTTAACAAGATTGTACAGAAGCTGATTCTTTGAAATTATTTAGCTTGCGGGAGAAAAAACCACCACgaaaactagaaaaattcttCCAAGGGAAAAGCACAAGCCTAAGTGGTGAAGGAACAACCTTAAATCTGTCTACTGCACAGCTCTGTGTTGGCTTATGGTGACATATCTTAGCTGTGAATCAAGATTTATATCATGCGAAGCTAACTTTGATATAGTCTAGCATAATTAAATGCCTGAACATCATTGTTAGTAATTCTTCATTGAGAACATAATGCAGtgtcaaaataaaccatgaTGACGCGAACCGCACAAGGGTGATTTTCGACAAAGAAGTGCTATGGGATTGTTGTCCATCATATCGCAATCAACAACAAACACTCACCGAAGTCCAACAACGTCCATGAATTAGGTTTTGATTCCCCGGCAGGACCTCTTCCAAAAGATTTCAAGTCCCCAGCAGCAAATCTTCCATACTTATTCTCAGCCATGTCTCTTATTTTAGTCCTGTATACCACAAACAGAATCACTATTTCAAATTACTCAAACTAACTCTCTGTTAAGCAGTAATGAAAATCACTTGGTCATgcatggttcatttgtaaaaGCTCCGGGTAAATTAACAAGAAATACCCAATAGCATCAATCTGAGGCCGAGAAAATGCCGTGGCAATAATAAAAAACCGAGTCCAGTAGACTAGAGGTTTGACAAAGAGGACCTTTATGTCACCAGCCTTGACCTCGCTTGCTACTTTTGCTGCAGCAACAGCAACTACAAAAAGGGTAGAAATTCTATCAAATGCTTTGTTACATGGCCAATTAGAGACAGCGAGAACATCCAAAAACTAAGAGGAAAAAGAGGACGCTACAAGAAGGAGGGTAGATACAGGtaaattaaacaaaacaaaaaaaactcgGGCATGCAGAGCAGAGTAGAAGTGGTTTGAGCGTAATGTCATTGGCACTGAAGACAAACCATGGCTGATGCAACCGTTTGACACAGCAATTTAGAAGCCTAAAGCTGTAgacaactcttttttttttctttttgggtgaggtgttttgggggggggggggggagctTACAGGACAAGCTTTCAGCATCATCATCTATCTCTGCTGCAGCAGACTTGTGATCGCTACTTCGATAGATTACCTTTCCATGTTTTTTGAACAAGTCATCGAACATATCATCAGTGTCTACACTACTTGCATCCTGCAAGAATACTACTAGTACACATCATTATGATTGTCAACAACAAGCGAAAAAGCACCGAGTCTGAGAAGTTCTGAATTGAAGTTCTTCCAACAGCCAAAATGGTTGCTTTCTCGCTTTTGCGTCTCAAAACTTGATGATAATTGGGGCCATTAATATCAACATATACAATCTTGAAACTAGCTTTCATACACTTGGTCATGaaataaaaaggggaaaaaaaagaagaagaagaacagtAGTCACAAGCTGAAGAAAAGAGCAGTGAGAAACAGTATCAGTAAATACTAGTAGTGAATAGTGAATTACCGAGCCGAAAGCCATAGGGGAAGATAGAAAAGAGGGTGTGGAAATAGAGAAATGGGGGTTGGCAGAGAAGCCCAGTTGAAGGAGGGAGGCATAAGCACCACGACAATGATGAGGATGATGGAGAGGCGGGCAGGAATTAAACATTGCGGGACGGCCCATCAGTGGAAGAAGCATGTAAGCTTCAGGGGTGCATAAATGGCGGCGGGGGAGGTGGACGGGGGGAGATAATAGAGTTGCTGAAAAGGTAATGGAAGAGGGGAGAGAGTTGGGAAGGTGGAGAAGAGCGGAGTTGAATTCCATGGTAGTTACTCTGCTCCTTGTATGATTGTACATAAAGCTAAGCTCCTGAACTATTTCGAGTTAAGCGAGGCAGAGAGACAGATGAGGGAGATTTGGGTGGGGATGGGAAACCAAGAAGATACTTGGATAGTATTTTTCTGCAGATGGCTTTCCTCTTCTGGGCTCTGGGGGTCCAGGATGGTATTGGATCATCGCAGCAGGCAGCAGGAGGCTAAAGGGATTTTCCACACAGTTGATTTGCACAACAACAAAAAACGGGTTTGGATTCTGGTCAGGCCTATTGATGAAATGTTCGCTCtttgaaggggaaaaaaaaaacacttgagGCTCCtccttttttaaaaagaaataaataaataaataaccatTGCTAACcttaataaacaataaaaactGATTCAACCATTGCTTCCTTTTCCTTTAGAGGAAGGAATGGCGGCTGCAGGCTTCACTGCTTCATCTTTGTTTGCCTCATGCCAAAAAAGTGTGGGATGAACATTTTTGGTGTCCACAAATAAATTCATTGAGAGAGCCCAGATACATCATACATACTAACTAAAATTCGCTGGAGGTGAaaatcttctctcttttctttcctttcatGACTTAAcatctctcttcttttctttcctatcCTAATTTAACTCCCAAATCGGTGCTGGCAGCATCAGATGTaaaaatttggaaaagaaaCATACCATCCTGGACCAGTGGTTTTAGTTTGTGCCCGAATTGAACGCCTCAAGTTTAAACAATTCCCAGCGGTGACAAGATTAAAGTAAAAGCAATACTACTAATGTGTTTCTTGCTTTCTTCTGGATTAAAGTACGCGTTCTCCCGTCTGTCTGACGGGAATAGCTGAAGCCTAACTGGCAAAGTTATTTCGCAACGAATTCTAAAAGTCAAATTTCAGGTAAAATTAAATCCTAAAATAATGACAACCCAGCAAAAGATTAAGATATTTGTTGGTGCAAGCCATATGCACACCACACCATGAAGCGATGAGTCGATTTTGTAATGCTAAGACGCAAACTCACGGAATCACTCATCAAATATAATtgacatcatcatcatcatcaacaaTAAAGGAGCTGAGCAGGTCGTCCGGTTCGGGAGGAGAATgagcatttttattttattttatttccaaaTTCGAGGGGATCGAAGCTGGGATATAGGAGCACTTGTCAGGAATTCTAGCTGCCGAAGCAGAAATCCAGGACCCAGCAGCAGCAGATAATAGGTATAACTTATCAGTTTaatatatgcacttggttggtACTACCCATACAATACATACAACGAAAATACTACTAGTATATAGTATTTGCTTTTGGTACTGCATAGTAGTAGTATACCAATATAGGGAAAGAAGGAAGGAACGCTGTAGTCGAAGAAAATGAACTTTTACCATCCTTTCCAAAACCCTTCGCCTCTACTGGATGTAGTAGCAGTATGAAGCTCATGGCCATCATGGCCTTGTCCGTCTCTTGTGGCCGGATAACCAATCGGGGGAGGTGCCATCACGTTTGAGGAGTATCCGGCCATTCCCTGATCCGTTGCTGCTTTTACTGTTGGggatggtggtggtggtggaggataTGCCACTACTGCATCATTTCATTTGCAAACGAGCATCACCAGATTTTTTTGGTTGAGAAGCATCTTTGGATTATGgacacacacacacgcatatATATTGCATGATCTTAACCAAAGCTTACCTGGTTGATTATAGTTACTCATGCGTGCGTGATGGCTAAATTGATTATGCGGTGATCACTTGCTGGATTGACAAGGGATGATCAGGATTCATACAACTCACAAGCCTTCTTGTCGGGGGCGAAGAATGGAGATATGCCCGGCTCCCATGTATAAGCATATATATACGGGCCAAAAAAATCTGGATGGCCCTCAAATTATTAAGTAGGTAGATTTTTAGCCCTCCAGCTACTAAGCGTATAATTTTTGTCCCTCAAACTTGGAAAGGGCATATTTCTCACCCTTTTGGCTagagataattttagaaacctcccctcaTATTTTTGCTAATATCACTTGGCATTcctaaagtttcaaaaatattacTAACATCTcataaaatcatttttttttttttttgtaacgaTCTCAACCTTGCATCATTAAAATATTCTTACAATAATCATTTAATGAGAGAGAGATATTTTTCTCCCAATTCAATATTTTTTTGTTGTCTTATATTGAATTTTCTACCATATTgattataatataaaatttgtattttttgcttaaaaatttTCTATTCCATAATTTTTTGCCTAAAAGTTGTTAAAGTAGCAAAAGACAAATTTGAAATGATATTATCATAAACTTCAGGGGAGGCTTTTAAAAGTATCTCTAGTCAAAAGGGCGGAGAGTATACCTTTTTACAAGTCCGGGAGGCAAAAATATGCACTTAACAGCAAGGTTTAAAAGTTGACTAACTACATAGTTTGAGAACCATTCAAATTTTTTACCCTATACATGCACACTAGTATCATCAACGTTGATgtagaagaaatttgagaagatgttttgatcaaaatagATCGCACGAGTGGTGGAAGGAAAGAAGAATATTATGGCAATAATACCATCTGAATATTTGATCACATCTAACCATAATGCCAAGATATGATGAGATTTGGtaggattttattttatttgactgtgattttattataataaatgattgatataattaaaataattaattgactTGATTGGTTGTCCTGACCAACAAGACATTCCTTTTTAACTCTCTTGTATTCATTCAAGCTTATAAATATGCCCCTTCAGCTCTCTTGTATTCAAGCCAGCAAATAGGCCTTGTGTTAGACAttaatttatcaataaaatCCTCTTTCGTTCTTTAGGAATTTTCTCACGGTGTGTAACAATTTGGCCGTGTCATATATCTTCCAAATATTTCATACAAGTCAATTTGTGCATTAATTCTTTTACTACTAATAATTTTTTCAGTATTGGTACATGCTATACAGCGTAGCAAGGAAAACTCCGAGACGTTTGTCATCACATTCACATATTGCTGGTCTTTGGATGCGGTGCATATGTAAGTTTTTGGAAGACAATGGACGAAGACAGAAAGAGAGTTTAGAcaatgaggaaaaaaaaaaaaaaacttttgaggaGACAAATATTAGAAATCGAAGGACGGAGAAGTATACGACTGGGCCAAAGTGATAGCAAACCTACTTTTCCAGCAGTCCAATAGATGGATCCAACCAAGCAGACGCAAACAGACTTGACATACAAAGTGGGCCATCAGCAACACCAGATCCACTACCATCCGTCGATTGCACATACCATTTATCGGACACATGGACTGGGCACGGACAAGAAAGGCCAAACGCCAGGTTGCATGTTGCAGATCTCAAACGCCAAACTGGAACATGGGAATATCTCGACAggattttatagaaaaaaatgCTATACAACTACCAAAAATTATTCCCCTACAGTTAGTTACAAGTTATAACAGTGGACTTAATAACTGGAATGCCAAATAAGTCCGTCCCCCTCTAATGGTTACAGCAGCATATCAAAATGCTACCattacaagaagaagaagaatgaatCCCTACCTTGGTAACCCAGCAACACCGCTTggatctctctctttctctatACATGTCTAAATGGAAGCATACTCTAATTCATCGTACTCACTCATTTAGTCGTCTAACTCTCGAAAAATCCTGGCCCAGCCTTTGAGAGAAGTTCCTTGCCCGCATCCTTGCCCATGGCAACCATTTCTTCAAAAGTGTATGAACCTTTTCTGGAGGTTTCAAGAACTGGAAAGGACAGCAGGAATAATACAAAGATGAGCACAGAGCTGTGCTAAAAGCTTAACATCTCGTTTGGCAAACAAAGATATGTCAAAATTTTGGTCTTTACCTCGGGTACCATCTGGGGAAGCCACCAATCCTCTAAAGAGACAATTACCATCCTCGTCCCGTGAAGCATATCCAGCTATTGGCGTGCGACAAGACCCATCAAGCGTTTCTAGAAATGCTCTCTCACATGCAACAGCCAACCTGGTTTCGTCGTGGTTCAGTGAGGCTATAAAACCGGCCTGCATTAAACATGGTTGACTGAGATAAACACGCAACAGTGGACATAGAATCTTCCAAAAGAACTACGTGAGAGATTCAAGATACGCTGGAAACCAAGATAGAGAGCCTCCCATGAACCGTATCAACTATATACTTTCTTCAGATTTTGAGGGAAAACCATTAAAATAAAATGCAGCAATATAACAGCAAAGATCCATCACAGACAACGATAGTTTACTCTTAATTATTGCCAAAGGTAAAACACTATAAGCTCTTGAAAatcaaagttaaaaaaaaaaaagcatagaATCATTCAGCTCACACAATTAATGCATTTTACACGTACTCTCTGCAAACAGTTTTACTTGCACGAACCCAGCCTATGCCTTTCCCGACATCTAACTAAGTGATGAATCCCATTATATCAGCAGAAGATATGTACATCTATTCAAGAGACAGGAAACTCTTCTGGTTTATCAGGGAGATTTCCCGAAGCAAAGCACAATGCAACAGTAACACGCATCAACGTAATCAGATGCACGTCCAATCGTGTAACATTTTCAAACCGATGATAGGATATGCATCCAAACTCCATCTTAGCAAGGTtaaattgaatgagaaaaaacAAGCAAATTGACAGAGGAGAGGAGAAAACTAGAAATATCCAGTAGAACAGCACATACCATCTTCTCATCATCGCTTCTACATGCAATTCCAATGGCCCCTTGAGCAACAGCTGGAAGCATATCATCCATAGAAAGAATAGAAGTGACATTTTCTGTCATATTTAGACGTTTGAGGCCAGCTAATGCCAATAATGTTGCTTGGACGACTCCATCATTCAGCTTTCTTAACCTAGTCTGAACATTCCCTCGAAAGTTTTCAAGCACCTATGGACAAAAGCTCAATCAGGAGCAATAAAAACAAGCAAAAGAAAGATAATGGTAACCTTGTGCCCAACCCTAACTTCACTAAGACTGGATGCAAAAGCATTGAAATAAATTCAACTGAACATCCTAGATAGTGAACTTCTCTGGCTTAAAAGATCAAAAGAGTGTCAACTAGTGGTGGAAGTAGCTGGTGCCTACGAATTACTCAACTGCACAAGGACCTGTTGATGAAAATTGATCACTTCCTAGAATATATGCACTTATATCCTAAAGTGCAAACAAACAgaaattgatttggattttagGATACAAAATGCTCTAGTAAATTAACTTATCTTAAGTTAGTCCAGAAAAAAGCATCAAAGAAGGATGAGATTTGATGTTTGTTTGTGACAACTATAATAGAAATTTTCTGCCAAAAATGGAAGTCAGAatacaaactttttttttttgttgggggggtGGGGGGGCTGAGGAAATTAGAATTTTCCCTAAACACTCTTTTACATCTTAAAATTagattaaaaaggaaaaatcctcCTGTTTAAATGCACTTTCAATTCCATTCAAAGAAAACAGCTTCAAAGATATAAATGTCACTCTTGCCTTTACTTATGTGAGCTTCAAATTTATTGCCAAATATAGCATGCATAATATAAGAAG
Above is a genomic segment from Coffea eugenioides isolate CCC68of chromosome 5, Ceug_1.0, whole genome shotgun sequence containing:
- the LOC113770559 gene encoding protein Iojap, chloroplastic, with amino-acid sequence MYNHTRSRVTTMEFNSALLHLPNSLPSSITFSATLLSPPVHLPRRHLCTPEAYMLLPLMGRPAMFNSCPPLHHPHHCRGAYASLLQLGFSANPHFSISTPSFLSSPMAFGSDASSVDTDDMFDDLFKKHGKVIYRSSDHKSAAAEIDDDAESLSFAVAAAKVASEVKAGDIKVLFVKPLVYWTRFFIIATAFSRPQIDAIGTKIRDMAENKYGRFAAGDLKSFGRGPAGESKPNSWTLLDFGDVVVHIFLPQQRAFYNLEEFYGNATVIELPFQS